From one Prochlorococcus marinus XMU1404 genomic stretch:
- a CDS encoding glycine zipper 2TM domain-containing protein, protein MKFFYLAFIFCFSPILQVNATTPKSVTCTRTEYREEYIPGTKSNPGYVKSYEVDVVIPCGGERQAEKIDDNDCSEGSVIGGILGAGIALSSSRGKDRFWAVPAGGTAGALIGCQVDGG, encoded by the coding sequence TTGAAATTTTTCTATTTAGCTTTTATTTTTTGTTTTTCTCCTATTCTTCAAGTTAATGCAACAACTCCAAAGTCAGTAACTTGTACAAGAACTGAATATAGAGAGGAATATATACCTGGCACAAAATCAAACCCAGGCTACGTAAAAAGTTATGAGGTTGATGTAGTAATTCCCTGTGGTGGTGAACGACAAGCTGAAAAAATTGATGACAATGACTGTAGTGAAGGTTCAGTTATTGGCGGCATTCTTGGTGCTGGAATAGCCCTATCCTCCTCTAGAGGGAAAGATCGATTTTGGGCAGTGCCTGCAGGTGGGACGGCAGGAGCGTTAATTGGTTGTCAGGTGGATGGTGGTTAA
- the ruvA gene encoding Holliday junction branch migration protein RuvA gives MISWISGDLIESWETNQKFFVLINCQGLGYELQILESFFFKLKTNQISNKNITFWIKHIKREDSDLFFGFISKDQKNFFIEIINIRGIGSQIAMSLLNKLSISEVINAINTENKKLICSVPGIGQKMAERLILELKGKFNNELKINEKSYKDEIPIRNNKLDKMFEDLNLTLQSLNYTKKEIKSILPIIKKDKEVLTNEEKNISFESLLKLAMNHLENDSGNIVR, from the coding sequence TTGATTAGTTGGATAAGTGGAGATCTGATTGAGTCATGGGAAACCAATCAAAAATTTTTTGTTTTAATAAATTGTCAAGGATTAGGATATGAACTTCAAATACTAGAATCATTTTTTTTCAAACTAAAAACAAATCAGATTTCTAATAAAAACATTACTTTTTGGATAAAACACATAAAAAGAGAAGATTCTGATTTGTTTTTTGGATTTATATCTAAAGATCAAAAGAATTTTTTTATAGAAATAATAAATATTAGAGGTATTGGATCTCAAATAGCTATGTCTCTATTAAATAAATTATCCATCAGTGAAGTTATCAATGCCATTAATACAGAAAACAAAAAATTAATTTGTTCAGTTCCAGGTATAGGTCAAAAAATGGCTGAAAGGTTAATTCTAGAATTAAAAGGTAAATTTAATAATGAATTGAAAATTAATGAAAAATCTTACAAAGATGAAATTCCAATTAGGAATAATAAACTAGATAAAATGTTCGAGGACCTTAATTTAACACTTCAGTCTCTAAACTATACCAAGAAGGAAATTAAAAGTATTTTGCCAATTATAAAAAAAGATAAAGAAGTACTTACTAATGAAGAAAAAAATATATCATTTGAATCTTTATTAAAGTTGGCAATGAATCATTTAGAAAACGATAGTGGTAATATAGTCAGATAA
- the rpsO gene encoding 30S ribosomal protein S15, whose amino-acid sequence MSLDTAEKQELIKSHQVHATDTGSAEVQIAMLSKRISKLSDHLQGNIHDFASRQGLLKMIGKRKRLLSYIKDKNIQKYQDLVQKIGIRG is encoded by the coding sequence ATGTCATTAGATACTGCTGAAAAACAGGAGCTTATTAAAAGCCACCAAGTTCACGCTACTGATACGGGATCAGCAGAAGTTCAAATTGCAATGCTTTCAAAAAGAATTTCGAAATTAAGTGACCATCTTCAAGGCAACATTCATGATTTTGCTTCAAGGCAAGGATTATTAAAAATGATTGGGAAAAGGAAAAGATTACTATCTTACATAAAAGATAAAAACATCCAAAAATATCAAGACTTAGTCCAAAAAATAGGAATCAGAGGATGA
- a CDS encoding PAM68 family protein yields the protein MKKKQSKKKILNKKKKIISEKTAFSNIENKSKTVIKPKPSTSGIPKYVADRMARRIFFTAGIPTIMGMSVFIVSYFIVTRNIAEIPPSSTIAISALFFLLGLAGLSFGILSASWDKEPGSFFGIENIPMNIERAKAAFKPATQNYEEKN from the coding sequence ATGAAAAAAAAACAATCAAAAAAAAAGATACTTAATAAAAAGAAAAAAATAATATCTGAAAAAACAGCTTTTTCTAATATAGAAAACAAATCTAAAACTGTAATTAAACCAAAGCCTTCAACAAGCGGGATACCAAAATATGTAGCTGATAGAATGGCTAGAAGAATTTTTTTTACTGCAGGAATACCGACAATAATGGGCATGTCAGTATTTATTGTTAGTTATTTTATCGTTACAAGAAATATTGCCGAAATACCTCCTTCATCAACTATTGCAATTTCAGCATTGTTTTTCTTATTAGGTCTTGCAGGCTTGAGTTTTGGAATACTATCAGCAAGTTGGGATAAGGAGCCAGGCTCTTTTTTCGGTATCGAAAATATTCCAATGAACATAGAACGAGCTAAAGCGGCATTTAAGCCTGCAACTCAAAATTATGAGGAGAAAAATTAA